The following are encoded in a window of Mustela nigripes isolate SB6536 chromosome 1, MUSNIG.SB6536, whole genome shotgun sequence genomic DNA:
- the EIF1AD gene encoding probable RNA-binding protein EIF1AD gives MSQATKRKHVVKEVLGEHMVPSDQQQIVRVLRTPGNNLHEVETAQGQRFLVSMPSKYRKNIWIKRGDFLIVDPIEEGEKVKAEISFVLCKDHVRSLQKEGLWPEAFSEVAEKHNNRNRQTQPELPAEPQSSGEESSSEDDSDLFVNTNRRQYHESEEESEEEEAA, from the exons ATGTCTCAGGCTACCAAGAGGAAGCATGTGGTGAAAGAGGTGCTGGGGGAGCACATGGTGCCCTCTGACCAGCAGCAGATCGTGAGG GTGCTCAGGACGCCCGGGAACAATCTGCATGAGGTGGAGACGGCCCAGGGGCAGCGCTTCCTGGTGAGCATGCCCTCCAAATACCGGAAGAACATCTGGATCAAGAGAG GGGACTTCCTCATTGTTGACCCTattgaagagggagaaaaagtgaaGGCTGAGATCTCCTTTGTGCTCTGCAAAGACCACGTGCGCTCTCTGCAGAAGGAAGGGCTCTG GCCTGAGGCCTTCTCAGAAGTGGCTGAGAAACACAACAACAGGAACAG ACAGACCCAGCCAGAACTCCCAGCAGAGCCACAGTCCTCCGGAGAAGAGTCCAGCTCTGAAGACGATTCCGACCTCTTCGTTAACACCAACCGCAGACAGTATCATGAGAGCGAGGAGGAGAGcgaagaggaggaggcagcctgA
- the BANF1 gene encoding barrier-to-autointegration factor, giving the protein MTTSQKHRDFVAEPMGEKPVGSLAGIGEVLGKKLEERGFDKAYVVLGQFLVLKKDEDLFREWLKDTCGANAKQSRDCFGCLREWCDAFL; this is encoded by the exons ATGACAACCTCCCAAAAGCACCGAGACTTCGTGGCAGAGCCCATGGGGGAAAagccagtggggagcctggccgGGATTGGTGAAGTCTTGGGCAAGAAGCTGGAGGAAAGGGGCTTTGACAAG GCCTATGTGGTCCTTGGCCAGTTTCTGGTGCTAAAGAAAGATGAAGATCTCTTCCGGGAATGGCTGAAGGACACATGTGGTGCCAATGCCAAGCAGTCCCGGGACTGCTTTGGGTGCCTTCGAGAGTGGTGCGACGCCTTTTTGTGA
- the CATSPER1 gene encoding cation channel sperm-associated protein 1, with protein MDQPSLAEKAHNEADTNNLDVLSHPDSTTSYHRPRHSRVHHHHGASHHHALSTSIIPSVRVPLMVSTTMVAENIMVGPTTMGSPTTMESLTTMGGSTTTVSPTTKGGPTTTGGPTTMVSPTTMESPITVVSLMTMGDPTTVVSPTTMVAPTTTVSPTTMVGLTTIGNHTTMLGPTTTVRFLTIVDSITKVSLTTIKIPTRMVALTIMVSPITMTGTITTKPTTTEGLFIVERPFPTIPITARIQYSAFSLTRSHSAVHSHASQISNKVHPQDSSSKTSSESWTEEDEQFQKRKTARAQRAHKRLHTMDLFTRLWESISYLIQDFRRMLRNLTQSLPFEAFIFLVVCLNTLMLVAQTFAEVEIRGEWYFMAFDSIFLCVYVVEAALKIAALGFKYFSDPWNNLDFFIMIMAMLDFLLFQYNSFSFVYHQSVFRIFKVFKSLRALRAIRVLRRLSFLTSLQEVTGTLVRSLPSITAILILMFTCLFLFSVVLRALFRHSDPKRFRSILSTIFTLFTMLTLDDWSLIYLDSRAQGAWYIIPILMIYIIIQYFIFLNLVIAVLVDNFQMALLQGLEKLKQERAAWIREKILDDSLTELSRSDPEEVMSEHTRQKQLIEKKFGTMTEKQQELLFHFLQLVAGVEHHQQKFRSQASVLDEIVDTAFEAGEEDFRK; from the exons ATGGATCAACCTTCATTGGCTGAAAAAGCTCACAATGAGGCAGACACCAACAATTTGGATGTGTTATCTCACCCTGATTCAACAACCTCATATCACAGGCCAAGGCATAGCAGAGTCCACCACCATCACGGTGCGTCCCACCACCATG CACTATCTACTTCCATCATTCCCTCGGTGAGGGTCCCTTTGATGGTGAGTACCACCATGGTAGCAGAAAACATCATGGTAGGCCCCACCACCATGGGGAGCCCCACCACCATGGAGAGCCTTACCACCATGGGGGGTTCCACCACCACAGTGAGCCCCACCACCAAGGGGGGTCCCACTACCACAGGGGGTCCTACCACCATGGTGAGCCCTACTACCATGGAAAGTCCCATCACCGTGGTGAGCCTTATGACCATGGGAGATCCCACCACCGTGGTGAGCCCTACCACCATGGTGGCTCCCACCACCACGGTGAGTCCTACCACCATGGTGGGTCTCACCACCATAGGGAACCACACCACCATGCTAGGCCCCACCACCACAGTGAGGTTTCTCACCATAGTGGACTCCATTACCAAGGTGAGCCTTACTACCATAAAGATTCCTACTCGTATGGTGGCTCTCACCATTATGGTGAGTCCTATCACCATGACAGGCACCATCACGACGAAGCCCACCACCACAGAGGGCCTCTTCATCGTGGAGAGACCTTTTCCCACCATTCCTAT CACGGCACGGATACAGTACTCAGCCTTTAGCTTGACTCGTTCTCACAGTGCTGTGCACTCACATGCATCCCAGATATCCAACAAAGTCCATCCTCAGGATTCCTCCAGTAAAACTTCCTCAGAAAGCTGGACAGAAGAAGATGAGCAATTTCAGAAGCGCAAAA CTGCCAGAGCTCAGCGGGCCCACAAGAGGCTGCACACCATGGACCTCTTCACCAGGTTGTGGGAAAGTATAAGCTACCTCATTCAGGACTTCCGGAGAATGCTTAGGAACCTGACTCAGTCCCTGCCCTTTGAAGCCTTCATCTTCCTTGTTGTCTGCCTCAACACTCTCATGCTTGTGGCCCAGACCTTTGCTGAAGTCGAGATCCGGGGCG AGTGGTACTTCATGGCCTTCGACTCCATCTTCCTCTGCGTCTACGTGGTGGAAGCTGCCCTCAAGATCGCTGCCCTGGGCTTCAAGTATTTTTCTGACCCTTGGAACAACCTGG ACTTCTTCATCATGATCATGGCCATGCTGGACTTCCTGCTCTTTCAGTACAACTCCTTCTCCTTCGTCTACCACCAAAGCGTCTTCCGGATCTTCAAGGTTTTCAAGAGCTTGCGAGCCCTGAGGGCCATCCGGGTCCTGCGGAGGCTCAG CTTCTTGACCAGCCTCCAGGAAGTGACCGGGACTCTGGTGCGGTCCCTGCCATCCATCACGGCCATCCTGATCCTCATGTTCACCTGCCTCT TCCTCTTCTCTGTGGTGCTCCGGGCTCTGTTCCGTCACTCCGACCCCAAGCGCTTCCGGAGCATTCTCTCCACCATCTTCACGCTCTTCACCATGCTCACCCTGGACGACTGGTCCCTCATCTACCTGGACAGCCGCGCCCAGG GTGCCTGGTACATCATCCCCATTCTCATGATTTACATCATCATCCAGTACTTCATCTTCCTCAA cctggtGATTGCGGTCCTGGTGGATAACTTCCAGATGGCTCTGCTTCAGGGCCTGGAGAAACTGAAGCAGGAG AGGGCCGCCTGGATCCGTGAGAAGATCCTGGACGACTCACTGACAGAACTCAGCAGATCAG ACCCTGAAGAGGTGATGAGTGAACACACCAGACAGAAGCAGCTCATTGAGAAAAAATTTGGGACCATGACTGAGAA gcaGCAGGAGCTCCTGTTCCACTTCCTGCAGCTGGTGGCTGGGGTCGAGCACCATCAACAGAAATTCCGCTCCCAGGCGTCCGTTCTTGATGAGATCGTGGACACTGCGTTCGAG GCTGGAGAAGAAGACTTCAGGAAGTGA
- the CST6 gene encoding cystatin-M, with product MATPSLPRALGLGLLALCLLAFLHNACARPRSGEGLIGGRRDLSPSDPQVQKAAQAAVASYNMGSNSLYYFRDTNILKAQSQLVAGIKYYLTVEMGSTACRKNMATGDGVDIATCPFATGVQEEKLRCDFEILVVPWQNSSQLLKHNCVTIS from the exons ATGGCAACTCCGAGCCTCCCTCgggccctgggcctgggcctgctcGCGCTCTGCCTTCTGGCGTTCCTCCACAATGCCTGTGCCCGCCCCCGCTCCGGGGAGGGTCTCATAGGTGGCCGCAGGGACCTGTCTCCCAGCGACCCGCAGGTGCAGAAGGCGGCCCAGGCGGCGGTGGCCAGCTACAACATGGGCAGCAACAGCCTCTACTACTTCCGGGACACCAACATCCTCAAGGCGCAGAGCCAG TTGGTGGCCGGCATCAAGTACTACCTGACTGTTGAGATGGGGAGCACAGCCTGTCGCAAGAACATGGCCACCGGAGACGGCGTGGATATCGCCACCTGCCCCTTTGCCACAGGAGTGCAGGAGGAG aAGCTGCGCTGTGACTTCGAGATCCTAGTGGTCCCCTGGCAGAATTCCTCCCAGCTTCTGAAGCACAACTGCGTGACCATATCGTAG